The proteins below are encoded in one region of Scyliorhinus torazame isolate Kashiwa2021f chromosome 8, sScyTor2.1, whole genome shotgun sequence:
- the LOC140428528 gene encoding uncharacterized protein SCO4629-like: MDNDCKQWAQVLWNYLRLGQPLEQSDVIIGLGCHDIRVAERAANLYLENWAPQILFTGYLGNHTVGVWHQPEADIFAETAIKLGVPVDKILLEKKATNTGENIRFAYQTLKDNNIPAKRIIFVQQPFMERRVYATYLQQWPEDKENVQATVTSPIMELDEYPNSHVGNMDNLIGYMLAVLERIRDYPRKGFQVEQEVFPEVNDAQRKLQRAGYRPK; encoded by the exons ATGGATAATGACTGCAAGCAATGGGCACAAGTGTTATGGAATTACCTTCGACTGGGACAACCTCTTGAACAG AGTGATGTAATAATAGGtctggggtgtcatgatattcgagTGGCTGAAAGAGCTGCAAATCTTTACCTTGAAAATTGGGCTCCGCAGATACTATTTACCGGCTACCTGGGAAACCATACAGTAG GAGTATGGCATCAACCAGAGGCAGATATTTTTGCTGAAACTGCGATTAAATTGGGTGTGCCCGTTGATAAGATCCTACTGGAGAAAAAAGCCACTAATACAGGCGAGAACATAAGATTTGCATATCAGACACTGAAGGATAACAACATCCCAG CAAAGAGGATTATTTTCGTTCAACAGCCTTTTATGGAACGTCGGGTTTATGCTACTTATCTTCAACAGTGGCCAGAAGACAAAGAAAATGTGCAGGCCACAGTCACCTCTCCGATAATGGAGCTTGATGAATATCCAAACAGCCACGTGGGAAATATGGACAACTTAATTGGCTACATGTTAG CTGTTTTGGAACGAATTCGAGATTACCCAAGGAAGGGTTTTCAAGTGGAGCAAGAAGTTTTTCCTGAGGTTAATGATGCCCAACGGAAGCTACAGCGAGCTGGTTACCGACCAAAATAA